A genomic segment from Deinococcus radiopugnans ATCC 19172 encodes:
- a CDS encoding bifunctional metallophosphatase/5'-nucleotidase: MKFTWSLLLSAALLGTASAAPITITVLHTDDLHGHLEPTKIGEGMYGGYARQTTLMKKYAAEDTNPLILSGGDTFQGTLFYNVYKGLADVLFMNYQGYQAMAVGNHEFDDGPAALAKFVDKATFPVLATNIDVSAEPLLKDRIKPYAILNVGGEKVGVIGAVTPDLPLISSPGDNVKMLDVMKSIQASADAIKAQGINKVFLVSHLGYTLEQEVAKTVSGLDVIVGGHSHTLLGTFDNKDFPASEGPYPTVVNNPDGNKTLLVAAWEWGKVLGRIQVKFDDAGAVQSWEGNPIPVSADVPEDDTAKRMVATLTVPIASLRQQVVGNAPKGLNGSREVVRKRESGMANVLADAALAAGQTAGAQLALVNGGGVRASIDAGPITFDEAITVQPFGNSLSLLDLTGAQIRAALEHGVATWSENKGQFLHVSKGMSYTFDLSKPAGSRVTAVTLNGQPLDDAKTYKVATNNFTAGGGDGFTMFKGAPRLDTGKLDVDILVDYLKAHPDLTAEPEGRIVVENEPK; encoded by the coding sequence ATGAAATTCACATGGTCCCTCCTTCTGAGCGCTGCCCTGCTGGGCACAGCGTCCGCCGCACCCATCACCATCACCGTGCTGCACACCGACGACCTGCACGGCCACCTGGAGCCCACCAAGATCGGCGAGGGCATGTACGGCGGCTACGCCCGCCAGACCACGCTGATGAAGAAGTACGCCGCCGAGGACACCAACCCGCTGATCCTGTCGGGCGGCGACACCTTCCAGGGCACGCTGTTCTACAACGTCTACAAGGGGCTGGCCGACGTGCTGTTCATGAACTACCAGGGCTATCAGGCGATGGCCGTGGGCAACCACGAGTTCGACGACGGCCCGGCGGCGCTGGCCAAGTTCGTGGACAAGGCCACCTTCCCGGTGCTGGCGACGAACATCGATGTCAGCGCCGAACCGCTGCTCAAGGACCGCATCAAGCCCTACGCCATCCTGAACGTGGGCGGCGAGAAGGTCGGCGTGATCGGCGCGGTGACCCCGGACCTGCCGCTGATCAGCAGCCCTGGCGACAACGTCAAGATGCTGGACGTGATGAAGAGCATCCAGGCCAGCGCCGACGCCATCAAGGCCCAGGGCATCAATAAGGTCTTCCTGGTTTCGCACCTGGGTTACACGCTGGAACAGGAAGTGGCCAAGACCGTGTCCGGCCTCGACGTGATCGTCGGCGGGCACTCGCACACGCTGCTGGGCACCTTCGACAACAAGGACTTCCCCGCCAGCGAGGGGCCGTACCCCACGGTGGTCAACAACCCCGACGGCAACAAAACCCTGCTGGTCGCGGCCTGGGAATGGGGCAAGGTGCTAGGGCGCATTCAGGTCAAGTTCGACGACGCCGGGGCCGTGCAGTCGTGGGAGGGCAACCCCATTCCGGTGTCCGCCGATGTCCCCGAGGACGACACCGCCAAGCGCATGGTCGCCACCCTGACGGTGCCGATTGCCAGCCTGCGTCAGCAGGTCGTGGGCAACGCGCCCAAGGGCCTGAATGGCAGCCGTGAAGTGGTGCGCAAGCGGGAGAGCGGTATGGCGAACGTGCTGGCCGACGCGGCGCTGGCCGCTGGTCAGACCGCAGGCGCACAGCTGGCGCTGGTCAACGGCGGGGGCGTGCGCGCCAGCATCGACGCCGGCCCGATCACCTTCGACGAGGCCATCACCGTGCAGCCCTTCGGCAACTCACTGAGCCTGCTGGACCTGACCGGCGCCCAGATTCGCGCTGCCCTGGAACACGGCGTCGCCACCTGGAGCGAGAACAAGGGCCAGTTCCTGCACGTCTCCAAGGGCATGAGCTACACCTTCGACCTGAGCAAACCTGCCGGCAGCCGCGTGACCGCCGTGACCCTGAACGGGCAGCCGCTGGACGATGCCAAGACCTACAAGGTCGCCACCAACAACTTCACGGCGGGCGGCGGCGACGGCTTCACCATGTTCAAGGGGGCGCCGCGCCTGGACACCGGCAAGCTGGACGTGGACATTCTGGTGGACTACCTCAAGGCCCACCCCGATCTGACCGCTGAACCGGAAGGCCGCATCGTGGTGGAAAACGAGCCGAAGTAA
- a CDS encoding Hsp20/alpha crystallin family protein has product MNEPVLARLQHLMTLREEVETLSAGPWVPAADWADGDAHLTLYLDVPGINPDRLEMHEEGGMLTVAGERSAPEGLLSAERAAGVFRRVLAFPREVLPQSGEAHLAGGVLTVRFQKKHPTIDVHADVQDLPHRPD; this is encoded by the coding sequence ATGAATGAGCCGGTCCTGGCCCGCCTGCAACACCTGATGACCCTGCGCGAGGAGGTGGAGACCCTCTCTGCCGGGCCGTGGGTTCCCGCCGCCGACTGGGCCGACGGCGACGCCCACCTGACCCTGTACCTGGACGTGCCGGGCATCAATCCTGACCGTCTGGAGATGCACGAGGAAGGCGGCATGCTGACCGTGGCCGGCGAACGCAGCGCGCCGGAGGGTCTGCTGAGCGCCGAACGCGCTGCGGGGGTCTTCCGCCGCGTGCTGGCCTTCCCGCGCGAGGTGCTGCCGCAGTCCGGCGAGGCCCACCTGGCCGGCGGCGTGCTGACCGTGCGTTTCCAGAAGAAGCACCCCACCATCGACGTCCACGCCGATGTCCAGGACCTGCCCCACCGCCCCGACTAG
- a CDS encoding methyltransferase domain-containing protein has translation MPRPPRPDRFQPAGKRKSRPKVDHRARQPAHEYELEVLPGLEHVAATELGTVPLARDIRGLRFWFPGDPERLTRLRSALAVYRVRTWDVPRPRGLLGHQQLGELTEFLRGVLAVGGQTSFRLGAAGKESAVMQRLAEELETALGLSHRPEDGQLLIRLRPEADGPGWEVLARTTPRPLSARPWRVCNMHGGLNATLAYATHKLAGQRDVDRIFNPMCGSGTLLIERDLLGPSDALVGVDIEQSSVDCARTNIQAAGRDIEVARIDALHTDLPARSFDLIVADLPWGDAIGTHGGNSALYPAFLQEMHRLLSRQGRMAVITHEIRLFEGLLTGSAQWNARELLQVASGGHNPKVYLLNRR, from the coding sequence ATGCCTCGCCCCCCACGTCCAGACCGTTTTCAACCCGCCGGGAAGAGGAAAAGTCGCCCGAAGGTCGACCACCGCGCCCGACAGCCCGCCCACGAGTACGAGCTGGAGGTGCTGCCGGGCCTGGAACACGTCGCGGCCACCGAGCTGGGAACCGTGCCGCTGGCCCGCGACATCCGCGGCCTGCGCTTCTGGTTTCCCGGCGATCCCGAACGCCTGACCCGCCTGCGCTCGGCGCTGGCGGTGTACCGCGTCCGCACCTGGGACGTGCCGCGCCCGCGCGGGCTGCTGGGCCACCAGCAACTGGGCGAGCTGACCGAGTTTCTGCGCGGCGTGCTGGCGGTGGGCGGGCAGACCTCGTTCCGGCTGGGCGCGGCCGGCAAGGAATCGGCGGTGATGCAGCGGCTGGCCGAGGAACTGGAGACCGCGCTGGGGCTGTCCCACCGCCCCGAGGACGGTCAGTTGCTGATCCGCCTGCGACCCGAAGCTGACGGCCCCGGCTGGGAGGTGCTGGCCCGCACCACGCCCAGGCCGCTGAGCGCGCGGCCCTGGCGAGTGTGCAACATGCACGGCGGCCTGAACGCCACGCTGGCCTACGCCACCCACAAGCTGGCCGGGCAGCGCGACGTGGACCGCATCTTCAACCCGATGTGCGGCAGCGGCACTTTGCTGATCGAGCGCGACCTGCTGGGGCCGAGCGACGCGCTGGTGGGCGTGGACATCGAGCAATCATCAGTGGACTGCGCCAGGACGAATATTCAGGCCGCCGGGCGCGACATCGAGGTGGCCCGCATCGACGCGCTGCACACCGACCTGCCGGCCCGCTCCTTCGATCTGATTGTGGCGGACCTGCCCTGGGGCGACGCTATCGGCACGCACGGCGGGAACTCTGCGCTGTATCCGGCCTTCTTGCAGGAGATGCACCGGCTGCTGAGCCGTCAGGGCCGCATGGCCGTGATCACCCACGAGATCCGGCTGTTCGAGGGCCTGCTGACCGGTTCGGCCCAGTGGAACGCCCGCGAACTGCTGCAGGTGGCGAGCGGTGGGCATAACCCCAAGGTCTACCTGCTGAACCGACGCTGA
- the miaA gene encoding tRNA (adenosine(37)-N6)-dimethylallyltransferase MiaA: MPPLRPLRIPLLTAPTAAGKSALALQVALDSGLEVVSADAFTVYRGLDIGTAKSTPAEQEAVPHHLLDVAEVTERYDVARYVQEGEAAIAAVLRRGRVPLVVGGTTFYLSALLRGLPLTPPADPQVRAAVETELAERGLDALLADIAAHDPAEAARMERNPRRVVRATEVFRRTGQYPGSFGSRPPRFQYAVTAFTRPGPELEARMRGRVEAMFTAGWAEEAAWLAARLDPDTLPRPTAWQALGYREAWAVSTGSLDEAEATARIVLASRQYAKRQLTAMRGQLGAPVLTPPEATRQLREAVGAAHKLNVN; this comes from the coding sequence ATGCCCCCGCTGCGCCCGCTCCGGATTCCCCTGCTGACCGCTCCCACCGCTGCCGGAAAATCGGCCCTGGCGCTGCAGGTGGCCCTGGACTCCGGCCTGGAGGTGGTCTCGGCGGACGCCTTCACGGTGTACCGGGGGCTGGACATCGGCACGGCCAAATCCACGCCCGCCGAACAGGAGGCCGTGCCCCACCACCTGCTGGACGTGGCCGAGGTGACCGAGCGCTACGACGTGGCCCGCTACGTGCAGGAGGGCGAGGCGGCCATCGCGGCCGTGCTCAGGCGCGGGCGCGTGCCGCTGGTGGTGGGCGGCACCACCTTCTACCTTTCGGCCCTGTTGCGCGGCCTGCCGCTGACCCCGCCCGCCGACCCGCAGGTGCGCGCCGCCGTGGAGACCGAACTGGCCGAGCGCGGGCTGGACGCCCTGCTGGCCGACATCGCCGCCCACGATCCGGCCGAGGCCGCCCGCATGGAGCGCAACCCCCGCCGGGTGGTGCGCGCCACCGAGGTTTTCCGCCGCACTGGGCAGTATCCCGGCTCGTTTGGCAGCCGTCCGCCTCGCTTCCAGTACGCCGTGACCGCCTTTACCCGTCCGGGTCCGGAACTGGAAGCGCGAATGAGGGGGCGCGTGGAGGCCATGTTCACTGCGGGCTGGGCGGAGGAGGCCGCGTGGCTGGCCGCCCGCCTGGACCCGGACACCCTGCCCCGGCCCACCGCGTGGCAGGCGCTGGGCTACCGCGAGGCGTGGGCGGTGTCAACTGGAAGCCTGGACGAGGCGGAGGCGACGGCGCGCATCGTGCTGGCCTCGCGGCAGTACGCCAAGCGGCAGCTCACGGCCATGCGGGGCCAGCTGGGTGCGCCGGTCCTCACGCCACCGGAGGCCACGCGGCAGCTGCGTGAGGCTGTCGGCGCCGCCCATAAGCTGAATGTTAATTAG
- a CDS encoding TrkH family potassium uptake protein, producing MTRPPAPDPRFPNPPTGPRRKPWLSRLRPPQLIALTFALAIVVGAGLLLLPISLEPGQSLRPIQALFMATSAVCVTGLGVVDVGSTFSTFGEVVMLLLIQIGGLGLITLGTLFAIAVRRRVGISDRIQVAQQLNTLELGGVVKLVRTIVLSSVLVELAGTVLLSSVFVPEEGLGRGLYFSLFHAVSAFNNAGFSLYATGLTGFVTNPVINLVIPLLIVLGGMGFLVQLNVLAYLRHRRRNRLNANSKLSLVMMAALLLIGTLSFALLEWTNPATLGTLPLGDKLLAAWFQGVTPRTAGFNTLDYSTMHYGTIFVTILLMFIGANPGSTGGGIKTTTFYVMMASAWGMVRGRHDTTLFRRRIGTTTILRAMTVGLLSLGLVNLGFLLMLLLNTNPEVKFVQLFFETVSAFATVGLSMNATPLLNADQEVVLIFLMFLGRIGPLTFAVAFSRPDSRTLVRYPQEHDILIG from the coding sequence ATGACCCGGCCCCCCGCCCCTGACCCGCGTTTTCCGAATCCGCCCACCGGGCCGCGGCGCAAGCCGTGGCTTTCACGGCTGCGCCCGCCACAACTGATCGCCCTGACCTTTGCCCTCGCCATCGTGGTGGGGGCCGGGCTGCTGCTGCTGCCGATCAGCCTGGAGCCGGGGCAGAGCCTGCGGCCCATTCAGGCGCTGTTCATGGCGACCAGCGCAGTGTGCGTGACCGGGCTGGGGGTGGTGGACGTGGGCAGCACCTTCAGCACCTTCGGCGAGGTGGTCATGCTGCTGCTGATTCAGATCGGCGGACTGGGCCTGATTACGCTGGGCACGCTGTTTGCCATCGCCGTGCGGCGGCGGGTGGGCATCTCGGACCGCATTCAGGTGGCGCAGCAGCTCAACACCCTGGAACTGGGCGGGGTGGTCAAGCTGGTGCGGACCATCGTGCTGAGTTCGGTGCTGGTGGAACTGGCCGGCACCGTGCTGCTCTCCAGCGTGTTCGTGCCGGAAGAAGGCCTGGGGCGGGGCCTGTACTTCTCGCTGTTCCACGCGGTCAGCGCCTTCAACAACGCGGGCTTCAGCCTGTACGCCACCGGCCTGACCGGCTTCGTCACCAACCCGGTGATCAATCTGGTGATTCCGCTGCTGATCGTGCTGGGCGGCATGGGCTTTCTGGTGCAGCTGAACGTGCTGGCCTACCTCAGGCACCGCCGCCGCAACCGCCTGAACGCCAACAGCAAGCTGTCCCTCGTCATGATGGCGGCGCTGCTGCTGATCGGCACCCTCAGTTTCGCGCTGCTGGAATGGACCAATCCGGCCACGCTGGGCACGCTGCCACTCGGCGACAAGCTGCTGGCCGCGTGGTTCCAGGGCGTCACGCCGCGCACCGCCGGCTTCAACACGCTGGACTACAGCACCATGCACTACGGCACCATCTTCGTGACCATCCTGCTGATGTTCATCGGGGCCAATCCCGGCTCCACGGGGGGCGGCATCAAGACCACCACCTTCTACGTGATGATGGCCTCCGCGTGGGGCATGGTGCGCGGGCGACACGACACCACGCTGTTCCGGCGGCGCATCGGCACCACCACGATCCTGCGGGCCATGACCGTGGGCCTGCTGAGCCTGGGGCTGGTCAACCTGGGCTTCCTGCTGATGCTGCTGCTGAACACCAACCCGGAGGTGAAGTTCGTGCAGCTGTTCTTCGAGACGGTCAGCGCCTTCGCCACCGTGGGCCTGAGCATGAACGCCACGCCGCTGCTGAACGCGGATCAGGAAGTCGTGCTGATCTTCCTGATGTTCCTGGGCCGCATCGGGCCGCTGACCTTCGCGGTGGCCTTCAGCCGTCCGGATTCCAGAACGCTGGTGCGCTACCCGCAGGAACACGACATCCTGATCGGCTGA
- a CDS encoding thymidine kinase: MLRSPFHGGHLEVIVGPMFSGKSEELIRRITRSLIARQNVLVFKPALDDRYHASAVASHAGRSVQALAVRSVADIRAHLSGEDRLLGAEAGTQRPPLPDVVGIDEVQFFGAEVVTLALELADAGVRVIMAGLDLDFRAEPFGPMPQLLARAESVEKLTAICTVCGAPATRSQRLIGGQPARYDDPVVLVGAQESYEARCRVHHMVLGQPISEPPSWREERAAGV, from the coding sequence GTGCTTAGATCTCCTTTCCACGGCGGCCACCTCGAAGTGATCGTCGGTCCCATGTTCAGCGGCAAGAGCGAGGAGCTGATCCGCCGCATCACCCGCTCGCTGATCGCCAGACAGAACGTGCTGGTCTTCAAGCCCGCACTGGATGACCGCTACCACGCGTCCGCCGTCGCCAGCCACGCGGGGCGCAGCGTGCAGGCGCTGGCGGTGCGGAGCGTGGCCGACATCCGCGCCCACCTGTCCGGCGAGGACCGCCTGCTGGGGGCGGAAGCAGGCACACAGAGGCCGCCGCTGCCCGACGTGGTAGGCATTGACGAGGTGCAGTTCTTCGGCGCGGAGGTGGTCACCCTGGCCCTGGAACTGGCCGACGCGGGCGTGCGGGTGATCATGGCCGGACTGGACCTGGATTTCCGCGCCGAGCCGTTCGGCCCCATGCCCCAGCTGCTGGCCCGCGCCGAGAGCGTGGAGAAGCTGACGGCCATCTGCACCGTGTGCGGCGCCCCGGCCACCCGCTCGCAGCGCCTGATCGGCGGCCAGCCCGCCCGCTACGACGATCCGGTGGTGCTGGTGGGCGCGCAGGAAAGCTACGAGGCCCGCTGCCGGGTGCACCACATGGTGCTGGGACAGCCCATCTCAGAGCCTCCGTCATGGCGTGAAGAGCGGGCCGCCGGGGTTTAA
- the rpmE gene encoding 50S ribosomal protein L31, with the protein MKKDIHPKAVPTKIIYQGKVIMETMSTRPEIHVDVWSGVHPFWTGEERFLDTEGRVDKFNKRFGDSYRTAKKK; encoded by the coding sequence ATGAAAAAAGACATCCATCCCAAAGCGGTTCCCACCAAGATCATTTACCAGGGCAAGGTCATCATGGAGACCATGAGCACCCGCCCCGAGATCCACGTCGATGTCTGGAGCGGCGTTCACCCCTTCTGGACCGGCGAGGAACGCTTCCTGGACACCGAAGGCCGCGTGGACAAGTTCAACAAGCGCTTCGGCGACAGCTACCGCACCGCCAAGAAGAAGTAA
- the glgC gene encoding glucose-1-phosphate adenylyltransferase translates to MKPRVLGMILAGGQGSRLAPLTQKRSKPAVPFGSKYRIIDFAINNFINSGLFSIYVLTQYKAQSLTEHIQRGWRFGTFLSDYFITLVPAQMYRIEELGPVWYRGTADAVYQNLHLLDNNKADYVAIFSGDHIYKMNVEHMIQTHIDTRADITIAAYPMPQEQAHQFGIMHVDEKWKVTDFLEKPANPPSIPGQPGTSLTSMGNYIFSRRALEELLVTSMGDGEDGFDFGGDVIPRALSDGYNVMAYDFHKNPIPGQTGANLYWRDVGTLDAYFDANMDLVSVNPEFGLYNADWPLRTSSEFSPPAKFVHESEGRKGQAFNTIMAGGTIISGGTVRDSVLGRGIHTHSYSVVESCVLFDEVEVGRHSHLRRAIVDKEVVIPPGTKIGLDPEEDRARGFTVTESGVVVVPKGYTF, encoded by the coding sequence ATGAAACCACGCGTACTAGGCATGATTCTGGCAGGCGGGCAAGGCTCGCGGCTGGCGCCGCTGACCCAGAAGCGGTCCAAGCCGGCCGTGCCGTTCGGCAGCAAGTACCGCATCATCGACTTTGCGATCAACAACTTCATCAACTCGGGGCTGTTCAGCATCTACGTGCTGACCCAGTACAAGGCCCAAAGCCTGACCGAGCACATCCAGCGCGGCTGGCGCTTCGGCACCTTCCTCAGCGACTACTTCATCACGCTGGTGCCAGCGCAGATGTACCGCATCGAGGAACTGGGGCCGGTGTGGTACCGCGGCACGGCGGACGCGGTCTACCAGAACCTGCACCTGCTGGACAACAACAAGGCCGACTACGTGGCGATCTTCTCGGGCGATCACATCTACAAGATGAACGTCGAGCACATGATCCAGACCCACATCGACACCCGCGCCGACATCACCATCGCCGCGTACCCGATGCCGCAGGAACAGGCCCACCAGTTCGGGATCATGCACGTCGACGAGAAGTGGAAGGTCACGGATTTCCTGGAAAAGCCCGCCAACCCGCCCAGCATTCCGGGGCAGCCCGGCACCAGCCTGACCAGTATGGGCAACTACATCTTCTCGCGCCGCGCCCTCGAAGAGCTGCTGGTGACCAGCATGGGCGACGGCGAGGACGGCTTCGACTTCGGCGGCGACGTGATCCCGCGCGCCCTGTCCGACGGCTACAACGTGATGGCCTACGACTTCCACAAGAACCCGATTCCCGGACAGACCGGCGCCAACCTGTACTGGCGGGACGTGGGTACGCTGGACGCCTATTTCGACGCCAACATGGATCTGGTCAGTGTGAATCCAGAATTCGGGCTGTACAACGCCGACTGGCCGCTGCGCACCAGCAGCGAGTTCTCGCCGCCCGCCAAGTTCGTCCACGAGAGCGAGGGCCGGAAGGGGCAGGCCTTCAACACCATCATGGCCGGGGGCACCATCATCAGCGGCGGCACCGTGCGCGACAGCGTGCTGGGGCGCGGCATCCACACCCACTCGTACTCGGTGGTCGAGAGCTGCGTGCTGTTCGACGAGGTGGAGGTGGGGCGCCACTCGCATCTGCGCCGGGCCATCGTGGACAAGGAGGTGGTGATTCCCCCCGGCACCAAGATCGGGCTGGACCCGGAAGAGGACCGCGCCCGCGGCTTTACCGTCACCGAGAGCGGCGTGGTGGTGGTGCCGAAGGGCTACACCTTCTAG